The DNA segment AAATGCCGCCTGTCATCTCCGTGCCGAACATCGCGCTGAGCGAGCAGGGTTCGCTGTTGGCCAACGCCGGGCCGGCCATCCCTTCGGCCACGCCAATGAGTATGGAGCAGCTGTCACAAGCGACTGGCTTCGTAGACTACCGAACTACTGTCGACGGGCCTCTGGATGCCGAGTTGCGGTGCGGCGCGGTGCGCGACTACGCCATCGTGATGCTCGATGGCAAAACGGTTGGCGTAATGGACCGCAGGCTGCACCAGAACAGCTTGCCGCTCTCGCTGCATGCGGGTGCAGTTCGGCTGGACATTCTGGTGGAGAACGGCGGGCGGATCAACTACGGGGGCAGAATAACGGACAACCACCAGGGCATTGTTGGCGGCGTCACACTGAACGGCAAACCGTTGACCGGCTGGTTGAACTACCGGCTGCCGCTGAACCGGCCGAATGCATTCCATTTTGACGGGAGCACGGCCATCGCGCCAACGCTCTACAAGGGCGAGTTTGGTCTGGAGAGCGTCGGCGATACGTGGCTGGATATGCGAACCTGGCACAAGGGGGTGGCCTGGATCAACGGTCACAACCTGGGACGGTTCTGGTCGATCGGGCCTCAACAGGCACTGTACGTGCCGGGCGTTTGGCTGCGGAAGGGTCAGAACACGGTGATCGTGCTGGAGGAGTCGCCCACCAGCCGGCCGCGCCTTAGAACCGTGAACCACCCAATTCTGTAGCTCAGGCCGGCTTCCCGGCAATCAGGTTCGACGCCGATTAGTGGGGCGCGCTACCGCCAGGCGTTGGCTCCGGCGTACCACCCATCCATTTGGAGTTCGCCTCGCCCTGCCGCTTGGCGGCCGCCTTGGCGGCCTGCTGCTGCAAGAAAGCTTGCGCGGACGCCGGTATGCCGCCCTTTGGCGGACCGGCCTTGATGGCTGAGAGGTCGGATTTACTCATAGAGGGCCCGGTCTGACACCCAGCCAGTCCGGCAATGGCCGACACCGCGACGGCGGCGAGTAGGATGCGATTTATGGTTCTCATGGGTTCAATCTGGGCTCGCGACAAACACGACCACGGTCAGGTAGCATCCGGCGGCCAGATGGCTGGCCGCCGGATGTTGAACCTCAGGCGGAAGCGATCGAGCCAGCTACTGGCGCGTAACGTTCCACATGTTGTTTTGCGGCTGATTCTGCGGATCCGGATCCGTGGCCGGCGGATGCATCGCTTTGGCGTGGCCATCGACGAATGCGAAGTTGGCCATAGCGGTGTGAACCGGCATGACCGAGCCGTTCGGTCCGGTGTAGTCGTAAGGATTCCCGGGCGCGAGCGTGCCGTTGGCGATAGCGCCGTCAGGAATCTCGCCGGGACCTGTGTAGGTATCCCACCAGTTGACGCCAGTCACCATACAGCCGGGACCCCAGTAGTAGGTTGCGCCGGCGTCGCCGTCGGTAAGTACACCGACGTAGACCGAGTCACGCTCGGAGAGCATGATCGACTCCGCCGGGCGTCCTACGCTGGCGTCGTTCTGGGTGATGGTCCCCATCCAGGATGGCTGCGCGAGGCCCATAACGCCGAACACGCTCCAGTGCGCTCCGTCCCAGTTCATGTAGCCGTTGGAGACGTACGACATGCGCGGGCCGGCCCAGGAGTATCCGGACGGCGGTGCGGGCGCCGGATCATCCGGGCAGCGAAGAATCTGAAGATTCTTGATGTAGGGTTGGGTCAGCACGTACCACGTGCAATCCCACCAGGAGTCCTGGAGACCCGTCGGAAAGACCTCGTCATAATCCTGATCATACATCAGGACGGAGAGGGCGAGCTCCCTGGTATTGGAGAGGCAGGATATGCCTCGGGCTTTTTCCCGTGCTTGGGCGAAGACAGGAAAGAGGATCGCTGCTAGTATGGCTATAATTGCAATAACCACGAGAAGTTCGATCAGGGTGAATGCAGAACTGCGTTGTCTCATCTTGCGGAAAACCTCCGCGGCGCCTCGATTTAAAGGCGCCGCCGTTGCGCCACATGAATTTCCCGTCTGCCAGCACGACTTCCTCAGCGCACTACCCCTTCGGCCGGCTCCGTCGACAATCTGCCCCGGGACACCGGGCCACAACCCAAGCGGCTGCGGCCGGGCGCCTTCTCAAAACAGAACTGCCTCGGCGGTCGCCAAAGCGGGCTGCACAGCGCTCAGGCTATGCTGGTTTCTACCCCGGATCGACTCCCCTTGACTTGGCCTGAGCGCCGCACGGACTTCGTGCCGGTGCGGCGAGCACGCTGCTGCCAGAGTACGTCGATGTGCGATCCGAGGTTCATCGTTAAATCATTGTGAGCTATTTTACAATACTTCGCGGATTTGTCAAGGGTTTGGGCGAAAAAACTTGTAAACTGCTGCGTACAGGCTCATCCACCGTGCGCGGGGAAACGCGCTTTCCCTGTTCAGCACCTTCCGCGGCCACAGACCGAATAGCTCACGCCGTGGATGGGTGGGCCAAACGGATTATGGCCGTAGAGAGTACGGTTGACGACGCCTCCGATGTTATTGGCTCCACAGCCAAACTCCTGCCTTACGTTGCTGCCATGAAGCTGCTGATTGTAAATGCGGATGATTTTGGGATGACTGCACGCGTGAACGCCGCGGTAATCTCGTCGCATCGCTCCGGGGTGCTCACCAGCGCCAGCCTGATGACGGCAGAAGTTGCATTTGAGCAGGCAGTCTCACTCGCCCGCGACAACGCCGACCTTGGTGTGGGTCTGCACCTTGCGTTGAGCTGTGACCGTAGCCTGCTGGGCCACGGGCGACTCACCGCAATCACAAGACGCGATAACAGGTTCCACAAAAACCCAGCGTTTGCCGGCCTGCTTTATGCGCTGTCCGGCACGGCCTTCCGGCAGGCCGCAGAGGAGATGCGCGCGCAGTTCCAGCGGTTTTCCGACACCGGCCTCCCATGGTCTCACGTTGATGGGCACCAGCACATGCACATGCACCCACGGGTGTGGAGGTACATGTTGGGGCTTTGCGCCGAGTACGGCGTCTATCGGCTGCGCGTTCCGCACGAACCGTTGATCGCTCACTTCCGGCTTCGAGGCGACGGTCCCGGCATCAACACGGCCGGGCTCTGTATGCTTCGCGCCATTCGTCGCCGCAACCTGGCGGAGCTGGATCGACGCCGCGCGGACGGCGTTCGCTGGTTTGTGTGCGATCAATCGTTCGGCACGCTGCAAAGCTCGAACATGAATACTGCGTACGTGGAGGCGCTGATCGGACGGCTGGGCGACGGTACGTTTGAGATCTACGCGCATCCCGGCACGGCCTATGCACGCCGGTCGCAACGCAAGCACGACGAAATCGATGTGGAGCACGCCGCATTGATCAGCACCTCGGTGCGCCTCGCTGTAACCGCGGCGAGGTTCCGCCTGTGCACCTATGCCGAAGCGGCCGCGAGTGAACAATGCAGCCCCGGCCGCGTCTAAACGCCCGGTAAGTGCCGACTGCGGAGTGTGCGATGGTCGCGATGGGGAAGCTTATGGTCGCGGACGCCGCGCTTGTCAAGCGCGCTCAGGCCAATGACCGTGCTGCGTTCAACGATATTGTGCTGCGCTACAAGGCGCGCGTCTACAATTACGTCTACCGGATGGTTCACTCTGCGACCGAAGCAGAAGACCTGACTCAGGAGACGTTTGTGAAGGCATACCTGAGCATCGGCTCGTTCCAGAGCCGTGCCAGCCTGAATACCTGGCTCTACCGAATCGCTACAAATGTGTGTATCGACTTCAGCCGACGCAACCAGAAGCTGCAGAACACCGTCTCACTCTCAGCCGAGACAGAAGCCGACGATGACGAACGAGAACTGCCGGACGCGACTTTTGATCCGCAGCGGCTGGCGCTGAACCGCGAGTTGGGCGACAGACTGGATTTGGCTTTGCAGGGCCTGCCGGAGAAGCTGCGGACCGTAGTGCTTCTGTATGACGTGGAGGGATTGGCATACGATGAGATTGCCGGGATACTCGGCTGCCCGCTGGGCACCGTGAAGAGCCGGCTGTTCAACGCTCGGGCATCGCTGCGCGAGCGGCTCTCACCGTACCTGATGGCATGACGACTCGCCGGAGCCTGCTCCGGCCGACAGGTAAAAGAGATGGCAAGTACTAATAGAATGCAAACTGAGTGTGACGCGATTTCCGCGCTACTACCCGGCCTGGCCGGCGATCAGCTCTCGACGCGCGAGGCGTGGAGGGTTGAGCGTCACCTGCCGAATTGTACCGAGTGCGCGGCGCTGGCTCGCCAGTACTATTTGCTCGCAGATGCGCTGCGATCCGCGCC comes from the Armatimonadota bacterium genome and includes:
- a CDS encoding sigma-70 family RNA polymerase sigma factor → MVAMGKLMVADAALVKRAQANDRAAFNDIVLRYKARVYNYVYRMVHSATEAEDLTQETFVKAYLSIGSFQSRASLNTWLYRIATNVCIDFSRRNQKLQNTVSLSAETEADDDERELPDATFDPQRLALNRELGDRLDLALQGLPEKLRTVVLLYDVEGLAYDEIAGILGCPLGTVKSRLFNARASLRERLSPYLMA
- a CDS encoding ChbG/HpnK family deacetylase, coding for MAVESTVDDASDVIGSTAKLLPYVAAMKLLIVNADDFGMTARVNAAVISSHRSGVLTSASLMTAEVAFEQAVSLARDNADLGVGLHLALSCDRSLLGHGRLTAITRRDNRFHKNPAFAGLLYALSGTAFRQAAEEMRAQFQRFSDTGLPWSHVDGHQHMHMHPRVWRYMLGLCAEYGVYRLRVPHEPLIAHFRLRGDGPGINTAGLCMLRAIRRRNLAELDRRRADGVRWFVCDQSFGTLQSSNMNTAYVEALIGRLGDGTFEIYAHPGTAYARRSQRKHDEIDVEHAALISTSVRLAVTAARFRLCTYAEAAASEQCSPGRV